The sequence GGCGGATTATTGGCAGCCACGCTAACCAATCTGACTGTGCTGCCCTTCGTTTTTTCCATTGTGCAGCGACGGGCCAGCGTGATCTCCCCGTCGCTTGACCCGGATGATCCTGCAAGCCGATATGCAGAGGGGTAGGCGAGTGATCTTCGGAACCGAAGAGGAGGGACGATGAAATCCAGAGCTGGCTTTAGCTTGATCGCGTTTCTGGTCGTGAGCGCATTATCCATTTCATGCGCCAGGCAAAGTAATGGAACGACGGAGGCCGCAACGACACCCTCAGGCTCCGCCCCCAAGGTTGAAGTTACGCGTGTCATCGCTCGGAAGCTTACTACTCTGGTGGAGCTTCCTGGCCAACTGGTGCCCTATGAGGTCGTGGATATCTATGCGAAGGAAACGGGGTTCATAAAACGGATGGGCGTTGACCGTGGCTCCCAAGTCAAGAAGGGCGAACTGATCGCGCAGTTAGAAGCTCCAGAGCTTATGGCGCAACGATCGGAGGCGGATTCCAAGTATCAGGGTGCCGAATCACAACTGCTGGCCGCAGAAGCCAGGTTGGCCGCCGACGAAGCGACCTACGAACGGATGGAGGCGGCTTCGAAGGTTTCAGGAGTTGTCGCCGGCAATGATCTTAATGTCGCTCAAAAAACGGCCCTCGCTGATAGGCAGAATGTCGCGGCATTTCAGAAAAACGTCCAAGCAGCGCAAGATGCTCTCCAGGCTATTACACAACTCGAATCTTACCTCAAAATCACGGCCCCATTTGATGGGCAAATCACGACTCGGTACGTTCATCCAGGGGCGCTGGTTGGCCCTCAGGGAGGGGTAGGCGCTTCAACCCCGATTGTCCGCATCGAGACACTGACTCGGCTGCGGTTGGTCGTGCCAGTGCCGGAGTATGACGCAGGGGACGTTCCGGAAGGTACCGTGGTGAATTTCGCCGTCCCCTCCTTTCCA is a genomic window of Acidobacteriota bacterium containing:
- a CDS encoding efflux RND transporter periplasmic adaptor subunit, coding for MKSRAGFSLIAFLVVSALSISCARQSNGTTEAATTPSGSAPKVEVTRVIARKLTTLVELPGQLVPYEVVDIYAKETGFIKRMGVDRGSQVKKGELIAQLEAPELMAQRSEADSKYQGAESQLLAAEARLAADEATYERMEAASKVSGVVAGNDLNVAQKTALADRQNVAAFQKNVQAAQDALQAITQLESYLKITAPFDGQITTRYVHPGALVGPQGGVGASTPIVRIETLTRLRLVVPVPEYDAGDVPEGTVVNFAVPSFPGKTFQAPIARISHEVDIKTRTMPVELDLRDPRGQLIPGTFCQVEWPVYRNYLTLFVPSTAVASDLARTFVIRVQNNRTEWVDVKTGATVGKLIEVFGDLKEGDEVAAQGTDQLRPGVEITAGL